The Microtus ochrogaster isolate Prairie Vole_2 chromosome 4, MicOch1.0, whole genome shotgun sequence nucleotide sequence TTAGCTCTGCATGTCGACTCTCAGAGGAACAGAACAAACTAAGGGAGCTGCAGTCATATGCGGCAGAATTTTTATATTCTACATTTTTCTGACCACTAATCATaaggttaaaaaacaaaccaatagcggggcggtggtggtgcatgcctttaatcccagcactagggaggcagaggcagccactgaGGGGTGCCACTCCACGCGGGCATTGCTCAGGAGAGACAGGCCCAGTCTTAGCATCTTTGTTGGGGTAGCAGATCTTTCAACAACATTGTGGCTTAGCGAGGccagtctcttccttctcttttctcgtGTACGTGCTTAATATCACATCTGTGTAAAACAGTCCACTCAACAAGCATTCTTTCTAGATGCGTGAAGTATTCTCTGTGGTAGACCATGTTTAGACACAAGAGTGAAATAAATTACAAAACTAAAACTGAACGAAATGTCTCCTATGATCACGTaggaatgaaaaattttaaatcaattataggataaaacaaggaaaattcaTAAATATGTGAACATTATATTGGACACTACACgcttttttaaatttagcttaCAAACAGTGGATTTCATTATGACACTTTCATACATGTATCTAATTGTGCTATGCTCACAGTCACCTCTTTAGTGAGACTGGGTGACTACACCTTCTTAACTGATACCGTATCAGGCTTTCAACTGATTAATTAAATGGGCCCCCTTTTAAGAGCTGTCCTGTACCACTTCGTCTGTAAAAATTAATGCAGACAGATGCTGGGCAGCAGTGAGAGAATAAAGCAGCTTAGAAGAAGACGGGAGAGAATGTTTTCATTAGCGAACAGAGGTTTCCGAACCGGCCACAGACATACGGGCAGCTAGGACCCCCTTTATTTGAACGGCAGCAACCAGCACAGAACAACTTCAGCAATGTTGTTCATACTTCACAGATAATATTAGATGTCCTACAACGTTTCCTCCTGACCGTTAGTTATGGTTTATCATTAGCCTGTTTCTCAAACTGTAGACCAGTATCCAGGACTTATTTCTAAGGATTCCATAGCGTTACTGGAGTGGAGCCCCAAATGACTACCTTTCCTCTTTCAAACTTGCCTGAGTCCATCATCGCCCCGAGAATCTCTTCCTGGTTTCcaagagaggaaatgagaaaacgTTTTCCAGGGCAGTGATCCTGCTCCCGCAGGAAGGCTCACGGTACAGAGCAATGCGGGCGATAGAGTGCCAGCTACTACACTGACTTGGTACGCAGAGCCGGCCGTGCACGGAAGGCCCAGCCGCAGGAGCCTGAGCAGACTCCCCTCACCTTCCCCGCTGCATTGCCCTGGCAACCCTGAACTCTGTCCTTCACTTTGCACACAGCTCAAAACGCGCCTCCTTACCTCGCTAGCTTCCGTTCCCTCTCACGAAGAGCTCCTCTTCCGTCCCATGATCTATAGACCCCGGTAGTGTCACTTTCTCCTGTACTGCTCAAAGCGAACGGTGGCTATCTGGTTGCTTGGTTGTGTTGCCAGAAAAGCTAGGACCAGGCAATGGAGCCTGTGTATGTTCCGCAGAAACTGGAGGAGGAAACTCAActgcttcttatttatttttgcagatACCTTGGGTACTACTTGGGTAACTTTCTGATATCTGCTAATACGTTCTTCATGGTCGACCAAAGGGTCATCATTTACGTCATGTTGGACGACTTTTCCTATATGCCACTGATAAGTCTGAATCGTCTCCGGACGTATAAAATTTCTAAAGTTAAGCGAGAGAGGAGGTGGCAGGACATCAGCATGATGCACATGAAGATCATCAGTGAACACATCGCTGATCACATCCAGCACGAAGTGGGCTACGTCTTCTGCATGGATATGGATCAAATATTCAAAGGCAGCTATGGTCTGGAGACCCTGGGCGAGTCCGTAGCTCAGTTACACACCTACTGGTATAAGGAAAGTCCGAACAAGGTGCCCTATGAGAGAAAGGAGGCGTCAGAAGCTCACATACCACTGGGGCAGGGGGGGGTTTATTACCACGCTGCTGTCTTTGGAGGCACAGCCACTCAGGTTCTCAAGATTACTACGAAGTGTGCCCAAAGAATTATGaatgataagaaaaataatatcgAAGCAGTCTGGCATGAGGAAAGCCACTTGAATAAGTATTTCTTTCTCCATAAACCCACGAAAATCTTGTCAccagaattttgctgggatttgcGTAAGGATAAGACTCCTGATATTGAGGCTGTTAAGCTCTCTTGGAATTCTAAGCATTATGAATTTCTTAGAGAGGAAGTATAGTCCCCTCGCCCTTGCCTCATATTTCTGAGTTGAAGAGTATCAGTTTCCTGGGAAAATGAGCACCTGGCATATTTTCACGATAAAAATCCGTTACCAAATGACAAGCCCACCAACAGCGAAGTCACCTTCAGCTCACCTCCGGTTGAGTGATGCAATAAGGGACAGAGTGGTCACAGGGTGAGTCCCCTGGAAGCAGACGGAGAGGCGGTGATTTCGCATTGTGTGAATGCTGCAAACATAGTGTGCTAGCTCATGATGGAACAGAATAGATCCTGGAACTAGAAAAGGAAATATCCGAGCTGATGAGAACCCACGGTCTTGTGGCTGCTTTCTTCAGGGATGTCGGCACTGCTATATTGAATCAGGGAAGTTGTGGTCATTTTTGAAGCCCTCACAAGATAGGGTCAAACAACATTCCctcatgggaggaggggagggatcaTGAGATTCATGAGACTCCTCCATGCCCCGCAAAGATACATAAATGGTTAATGgtttctggaaaagaaagaagcttttTGTGAATGTAACTAGACAATAAATAGTCCATAATCTTTAAGTAATAGCAATAAATGCTTTGATTCACTAAGGTAGACTGGAATAGAATAATTTCTTTAATTGattgctatttctttttatctgGGATGAATTATAAGCACACTTCCCAGGAAAAGCCTTGTAACACTTGGTACCTTCATAGAAACAACAGAACCAAAGATGAGTCTTGGAGGTGCAGTTGTGTGGCCCATTACAATGGTTAACACATACAGCTGAGGCTGAACCATCTGATGGTGGAGTGTCTTCAGGAACCGTTCTGAAGGAACACTTCCATGGGGCATGTGGTATGTGGTGGGAGGCCTTCTTGCTATAGTGGCTACTAAATAGACCCTGCTATGGGTAATGAGACTTGCAATTGAGGCTGAGGAGGAGTGTCCGTGACGGGGGATTCCAGAGTGGACATCTTTATGTGATGCAGAATGGTGTGACCTTTGATAAATGGAGTATGCTATGAAAATAAGGGGATGCCCCAAAAGAGGCTAATGGGCTAAAGAATGTATTGAGATCCCTGAAAAGAGCACACTTTGGATGAGGGTATGAGCATGCTCTGGCAGCAATGTCATGGCCTCTGCTGTGGGGACAGGACAGGTGCTGAGGCTGAGCTGTCTGCCTGGAAAGAACTTGCCTGCAAAGAGAAATCATGTAGGAAAAGGGCACGAAGACGCTgtgctctgcctcagcttctaggGTTGGTCAGTAaatgtggagaggagagaggacagaggtgAGGAGACCCCAACGTcggatatttattatttgtttgtttgtttagtgtgtgtgtgtgtgtgtgagagagagagagagagagggagggagagaggggggaagaaagagacacagagagacagagaatgcatGCAATGCAATGTACGTGTGCAGGAGCCTGTTCTCTCCCcccacagtgagtttcaggactaaAACTCGGGCTGCCAAGCTGTGGCCAGCATTTTTAGTTCTTAGTCTGTCTCAACAGCCCACATCTACCTTTTAACACAGTGAAAGGAAATATCCAGAGCTCAGTTTtagtaaaataatattaagagctacacTATTCTCGGTATTAAAAGAAGGGGTTTCCAGGCTAAGTTTGGTTACCAAGATGACGGACTCTATCTCGCATATAAACTCCAGGAGCTCGCTCTGCGGGTTCATGTGACAGAGTAGCAGAGAGCAGTTACTCCAGCACGGCAGGCGGGATGTCCGGCGATGGAAAGCCAACACATAATTCTATTTGTGAATAAGAAATGCCTTACTCATAGGAAGGAGTGAGATGTGTCTGGAGCAGGTGTCATGGGATGACCTCCAAAGTGAAAGGAACAAGCGTGTGTTTCATATGCTGACACTTGTAGTCCTCTATTGAATAAAAGAAGCCATGTGTTTAAAACATACGTACCTGTATggacaaagagaaaatattagaaCAAACCACATGAAGCCCATATCAGTGTCTGGTACTGAGGTAGAGGATCGGGTGCTAAGCAGAACAACTCAGCGTGAGTCAAATCTCCTTTTTTCTATTGGAATTATTtagcatgtgcacatatgcatacatatacttGTATCTCTTTCAGGGACAAAACAAGATTGGTTTTAAAGGTGAGGGGAACATAAAGGTCCTTGTCGTCTCAAATTGCGCACGGCTGTCTCGGTGAGTGTGATAGCATCACTGCATTTACCATCTTTTCCTTGTGCTTTCTTGCTCCTTAGTGACCCGAAACTGTGTTATTTCTACAGTCATGAAAGTAATGGGCACGAAACATCCTGAAACGCAATGAGGTGGAAGCAGCTCTGCCTTAGGTGACGATGTCGGAAAACATGTCTCCCATTCACATACACCATTCAAAATG carries:
- the LOC101985771 gene encoding N-acetyllactosaminide alpha-1,3-galactosyltransferase-like, encoding MRYKILILLLLVLMSLCALYREYHFSMMKLQMTYQCWSLENQPNHSYQQTDFYRYGMNSAHMRMRTTNWSAPTVLTDTYNESALKKYYKKYYKKYYKKHPIAVGLVVFAVGRYLGYYLGNFLISANTFFMVDQRVIIYVMLDDFSYMPLISLNRLRTYKISKVKRERRWQDISMMHMKIISEHIADHIQHEVGYVFCMDMDQIFKGSYGLETLGESVAQLHTYWYKESPNKVPYERKEASEAHIPLGQGGVYYHAAVFGGTATQVLKITTKCAQRIMNDKKNNIEAVWHEESHLNKYFFLHKPTKILSPEFCWDLRKDKTPDIEAVKLSWNSKHYEFLREEV